Proteins encoded in a region of the Spiroplasma endosymbiont of Amphimallon solstitiale genome:
- a CDS encoding IS256 family transposase, with amino-acid sequence MAKKQNINNNDPISKAVDLLLENTEDLTTVFKEGGLYKELTKRLVEKMLNSEMQNYLGYEKNQHSNTENARNGTSSKKLITQQGKIEIDVPRDRNSDFTPVIVAKRQRRFDGFDQQVLSLYAKGMTLSDIRMQLQELYHGADISESVISQITDDVIDDVKAWQNRPLESVYPIVYFDCIVVKVRQDKRIINKSVYIALGVDLEGKKDVLGLWISENEGAKFWLANFTEMKNRGLNDILIACSDNLTGMSEAIQAVYPKTEHQLCIVHQIRNSLKYVSYKHRKTLVTDLKPIYSACSEEQAMQALESFESKWNKQYPQIAKSWYKNWENLMIFISYPAEIKRVIYTTNAIESVNSQLRKVIRNKKAFPNDMSVFKIFYLAIENITKKWTLPIQNWNTAIAHFMIKFEDRINLN; translated from the coding sequence ATGGCTAAAAAACAAAATATTAATAATAATGATCCAATATCAAAAGCAGTAGATTTATTATTAGAAAATACTGAAGATTTAACAACAGTTTTTAAAGAAGGGGGTTTATATAAAGAATTAACAAAACGTTTAGTTGAAAAAATGTTGAATTCTGAAATGCAAAATTATTTAGGATATGAAAAAAATCAACATAGTAATACTGAAAATGCTCGTAATGGTACAAGTTCAAAAAAATTAATAACTCAACAAGGTAAAATTGAGATTGATGTACCAAGAGATCGCAATAGTGATTTTACTCCTGTAATAGTTGCAAAAAGACAGCGAAGATTTGATGGTTTTGATCAACAAGTGCTTTCACTATATGCAAAAGGTATGACTCTATCTGACATTAGAATGCAGTTACAAGAGTTATATCATGGTGCTGATATTAGTGAAAGTGTTATTAGTCAAATTACTGATGATGTTATTGATGATGTCAAAGCATGACAAAATCGACCATTAGAAAGCGTTTATCCGATTGTTTATTTTGATTGTATAGTAGTTAAAGTTCGACAAGATAAACGGATTATTAATAAATCAGTTTATATAGCATTAGGAGTTGATTTAGAAGGTAAAAAAGATGTTTTAGGCTTATGAATTAGTGAAAATGAAGGTGCTAAATTTTGATTAGCTAATTTCACAGAAATGAAAAATCGAGGCTTAAATGATATTTTGATTGCTTGTAGTGATAATTTAACAGGCATGTCAGAAGCAATACAAGCAGTTTATCCTAAAACAGAACATCAATTATGCATTGTTCATCAAATTCGAAATAGTTTAAAATATGTTTCATACAAACATCGAAAAACTCTAGTTACAGATTTAAAACCAATTTATAGTGCATGTAGTGAAGAACAAGCAATGCAAGCTTTAGAATCATTTGAAAGTAAATGAAATAAACAATATCCCCAAATTGCTAAATCTTGATATAAAAATTGAGAAAATTTGATGATTTTTATTAGTTATCCTGCAGAAATCAAAAGAGTAATTTATACAACAAATGCTATTGAATCTGTTAATAGTCAATTACGAAAAGTTATTAGAAACAAAAAAGCTTTTCCTAATGATATGTCAGTTTTTAAAATATTTTATTTAGCAATTGAAAATATAACAAAAAAATGAACATTGCCTATTCAAAATTGAAATACAGCAATTGCTCATTTTATGATAAAATTTGAAGACAGAATTAATCTGAACTAG
- a CDS encoding SGNH/GDSL hydrolase family protein has product MPAWYQKGNNYAVGGAQAGQNHSWEYQLFLNHYSIDHQANQLLKDHKIQKNDDIFIEIGGNDLLSAMDENSTAKQESIINNAITTEFETVDTLINAGAQNLIIANVPNISNIPKYVNEKQSVKEVANHLSNEYNNKWNDKITELIKNNSDINIRPFDLEPV; this is encoded by the coding sequence TTACCAGCTTGATATCAAAAAGGTAATAACTATGCTGTAGGTGGAGCACAAGCTGGACAAAATCATAGTTGAGAATATCAATTATTCTTAAATCATTATTCTATTGACCACCAAGCTAATCAATTATTAAAAGATCATAAAATACAAAAAAATGATGATATTTTTATTGAAATAGGTGGTAATGATCTGCTTTCTGCTATGGATGAAAATTCAACAGCAAAACAAGAGTCAATTATTAATAATGCAATAACAACTGAGTTTGAAACTGTTGATACATTAATTAATGCTGGTGCTCAAAATTTAATAATTGCCAATGTGCCTAACATTAGTAATATTCCAAAATATGTTAATGAAAAACAATCTGTTAAAGAAGTAGCAAACCACTTATCAAATGAATATAATAACAAATGAAATGATAAAATTACTGAATTAATAAAAAATAATTCTGATATTAATATCAGACCGTTTGACTTAGAACCTGTTTAG
- a CDS encoding IS256 family transposase produces the protein MAKKQNINNNDPISKAVDLLLENTEDLTTVFKEGGLYKELTKRLVEKMLNSEMQNYLGYEKNQHSNTENARNGTSSKKLITQQGKIEIDVPRDRNSDFTPVIVAKRQRRFDGFDQQVLSLYAKGMTLSDIRMQLQELYHGADISESVISQITDDVIDDVKTWQNRPLESIYPIVYFDCIVVKVRQDKRIINKSVYIALGVDLEGKKDVLGLWISENEGAKFWLANFTEMKNRGLNDILIACSDNLTGMSEAIQAVYPKTEHQLCIVHQIRNSLKYVSYKHRKTLVTDLKPIYSACSEEQAMQALESFESKWNKQYPQIAKSWYKNWENLMIFISYPAEIKRVIYTTNAIESVNSQLRKVIRNKKAFPNDMSVFKIFYLAIENITKKWTLPIQNWNTAIAHFMIKFEDRINLN, from the coding sequence ATGGCTAAAAAACAAAATATTAATAATAATGATCCAATATCAAAAGCAGTAGATTTATTATTAGAAAATACTGAAGATTTAACAACAGTTTTTAAAGAAGGGGGTTTATATAAAGAATTAACAAAACGTTTAGTTGAAAAAATGTTGAATTCTGAAATGCAAAATTATTTAGGATATGAAAAAAATCAACATAGTAATACTGAAAATGCTCGTAATGGTACAAGTTCAAAAAAATTAATAACTCAACAAGGTAAAATTGAGATTGATGTACCAAGAGATCGCAATAGTGATTTTACTCCTGTAATAGTTGCAAAAAGACAGCGAAGATTTGATGGTTTTGATCAACAAGTGCTTTCACTATATGCAAAAGGTATGACTCTATCTGACATTAGAATGCAGTTACAAGAGTTATATCATGGTGCTGATATTAGTGAAAGTGTTATTAGTCAAATTACTGATGATGTTATTGATGATGTCAAAACATGACAAAATCGACCATTAGAAAGCATTTATCCGATTGTTTATTTTGATTGTATAGTAGTTAAAGTTCGACAAGATAAACGGATTATTAATAAATCAGTTTATATAGCATTAGGAGTTGATTTAGAAGGTAAAAAAGATGTTTTAGGCTTATGAATTAGTGAAAATGAAGGTGCTAAATTTTGATTAGCTAATTTCACAGAAATGAAAAATCGAGGCTTAAATGATATTTTGATTGCTTGTAGTGATAATTTAACAGGCATGTCAGAAGCAATACAAGCAGTTTATCCTAAAACAGAACATCAATTATGCATTGTTCATCAAATTCGAAATAGTTTAAAATATGTTTCATACAAACATCGAAAAACTCTAGTTACAGATTTAAAACCAATTTATAGTGCATGTAGTGAAGAACAAGCAATGCAAGCTTTAGAATCATTTGAAAGTAAATGAAATAAACAATATCCCCAAATTGCTAAATCTTGATATAAAAATTGAGAAAATTTGATGATTTTTATTAGTTATCCTGCAGAAATCAAAAGAGTAATTTATACAACAAATGCTATTGAATCTGTTAATAGTCAATTACGAAAAGTTATTAGAAACAAAAAAGCTTTTCCTAATGATATGTCAGTTTTTAAAATATTTTATTTAGCAATTGAAAATATAACAAAAAAATGAACATTGCCTATTCAAAATTGAAATACAGCAATTGCTCATTTTATGATAAAATTTGAAGACAGAATTAATCTGAACTAG
- a CDS encoding transposase yields the protein MHKNYPSHVTKEQFENIKSILENSKKKTKPRSLDLYEVFCAILYVLKSGCQWRMLPKNFPKWQTVYYYFQIWSKNNGKEPSVLQLILKKIS from the coding sequence ATGCATAAAAATTATCCAAGTCATGTCACCAAAGAACAATTTGAGAACATAAAATCAATTTTAGAAAATAGCAAAAAGAAAACAAAACCAAGAAGTTTAGATTTATATGAAGTATTTTGTGCAATTTTATATGTATTAAAAAGTGGTTGTCAATGAAGAATGCTACCAAAAAATTTTCCAAAATGACAAACTGTATATTATTATTTTCAAATTTGAAGTAAAAATAATGGTAAAGAACCTAGTGTATTGCAATTAATTTTAAAAAAAATTAGTTAA
- a CDS encoding ferritin-like domain-containing protein, with translation MIKKINDDLNDYISEHLKYQMLSFKLSNDANQKGYPGFARFFQVEAADAVVHIRKICNYLMDQDAQVEIKDIKVPTFTTKNIEEALKKLKSTKEELLDFTNKLVKSAHENNDNLTAKFYDWFLIDFYEEIAYEKDLLDWIAMSNSNLYKIDKRLLKTEEPDTLKVIVPFYEPE, from the coding sequence ATGATTAAAAAAATTAACGATGATCTAAATGATTATATTAGTGAACATCTAAAATATCAAATGCTTAGTTTTAAATTAAGTAATGATGCAAATCAAAAAGGATATCCTGGGTTTGCACGCTTCTTCCAAGTAGAAGCAGCTGATGCTGTTGTTCATATTCGTAAAATTTGTAACTATTTAATGGATCAAGATGCTCAAGTTGAAATTAAAGACATTAAAGTTCCAACTTTTACTACAAAAAACATTGAAGAAGCATTAAAAAAATTAAAATCTACTAAAGAAGAATTACTTGATTTTACTAATAAACTTGTTAAAAGTGCTCATGAAAATAATGATAATTTAACTGCGAAATTTTATGACTGATTCTTAATTGATTTCTATGAAGAAATTGCTTATGAAAAAGACTTATTGGATTGAATTGCAATGTCTAATAGTAACCTTTATAAAATTGACAAACGTTTACTAAAAACTGAAGAGCCAGATACTTTAAAAGTTATTGTTCCATTTTATGAACCCGAATAA